cttccaaggagtaagtgtcttttaatttcatggctgcagtcaccatctgcagtgattttggagccaaaaaaaataaagtctgacactgtttccactgtttccccatctacttcccatgaagtgatgggaccagatgccatgatcttcgttttctgaatgttgagctttaagacaactttttcactctcctctttcactttcatcaagaggcttttgagttcctcttcactttctgccataagggtggtgtcatttgtatatctgaggttattgatatttctcccagcaatcttgattccagcttgtgttccttccagtccagcatttctcatgatgtactctgcatagaagttaaataagcaggatgacaatatacagccttgacgtactccttttcctatttggaaccagtctattgttccacgtccagttctaactgttgcttcctgacctgcatacagatttctcaagaggcaggtcaggtggtctggtattcccatctctttcaggatttcccacagtttattgtgatccacacagtcgaaggctttggcatagtcaataaagcagaaatagatgtttttctggaactctcttgctttttcaatgatccagagaatgttggcaatttgatctctggttcctctgccttttctaaaaccagctgaacatcaggaagttcacagttcacatattgctgaagcctggcttggagaattttgagcattactttactagcatgtgagatgagtgcaattgtgcggtagcatTATATGTGCATCTCAAGCATGTTTATTTTTAGCGCAAGAAATGGGCAGTTCTGGATTGTTAGAATTTCTCCTTAGGACAGGAGGATTTCAGTGGAGGTTTGTACCTCAAGACTAGGGggctagggacttctctggtggtccagtggttaagactttgccttccaatgcaagaagtgcctgtttgatccctggtcagggaactaagagcccacatgcctcttggccaaaaaccccaaacataaaacagaagccataGTGTAtcaattcaataaacactttaaaaaatggtccacataaaaaaaatctttataaaaaagaaactagTGGGCTAGAAAAAGGGTCAGAAAGGTAGGAGTGGGATGAGGGTAGAAGTAGCCAAAGGGCCAAAGGCTGGAATTAGCTACTCCTGCCATGCAATCTTTTATCTGTTGTgtcaaaactaatttttttttcctattcactgAAAACTGTTTTCACTGGACTTGTTGtcccataaaagagaaaaaagtgtcACAGAAAGGCAAggtatgtaaagtgaaagtggctcagtcgtgtccaactctttgggaccccatgaactatacagcccatggaattctccaggctagaatactggagtgggtagcctttcccttctccaggggatcttcccaagccagggatcgaagccaggtctcccacattgagggtagattctttaccagctgagccacaagagaagcccaagaatactggagtgggtagcctatcccttctccagaggatcttcctgacccaggaatggaactggggtctcctgcattgcaggcagattctttagcaactgagctatcagtgaagcccAAGGTATGTAAGGAAGTTCTAAATGTGTGTATCATACCAgggaaatatttttccttcccAAAAGTTGAGGAATAAAAACAGGTGTCACAAAAAAATATAGAGATAAACATTGCTCCATTTTCTCCCCTATAAAAGTGTCATGGGATGCCTTAAAACTGTGCAGTAACAGTACTTGTTAAACAAGTGATTACATGTGTATGTGAATTATTTAGTACTTGGGAAGCACTGGATCAAAAAAAGTGATCATGTACTAATTGTTTATTGTTAGTGTTTAGTATTTTTGTGTAGAGTTCTGTGGCAGGAGGGACAATGCcttctgtttgctttcttttttcattgccaGTGCTGCACACAGCAGACCtatggtaggtgctcagtaaatagtgACACTCCTAACTCAGAGAAGTTAGGCTCGCTGGTGGTTAATAATTGAGCAGaccattgaaagaaaaaataacttgtGCTCTGAGTGACAGTGTCACTCCTAGGTCTCTGTCCTCCAGAAACTCTAGCATGTATAGAtaaagatggggcttcccaggtggaactagtggtaaagagcccatttgccaatgcaggcgacataaagagatgcaggtttgatccctgggttgggaagattccctggaggaggaagtggcaacccactccagtattcttgcctggagaactccttggacagaggagcctggtggactaccatccctggggtcgcaaagtgtatgactgaagcaacttagcatacatagATAAAGATATATATCCGATGATATTCATTGTAGCCTTGTTTGTAAAAGCAAAATTGGAAAAGCTCAGTTaccaatgaataaataattaaataaccaGCAGATCTCCAACAAAGGATCACAGTGCAGCCGTTAACAAAACAAAGTGCTTACCTAGATAGGTATCCGTATCACATTACACTTTAAAAGCCAGCTGCAGACTAATATGTACAGCATAATTTCATTCTTGTAGAGAAAAAAAGCATGTGCTTCATGAGACAGCTATATAAATGAGGGAACATTTTGAGAGGCGTACCCACTAAGTGTAAAAAAGGGCTAGGAATGAAAAGTGGGACTCAGAAGGACTCCTCCACTTTCTTTATAGGATGCATAAAGTAGTAAGGTtatgagagactttcactttggaggcaaaatttcaaattaaaaatattaacaattttcTCTGATGAaagaattttcaattaaaaactatGCAGGGCTTTGCTGCATATTTACTATAGGTAAAAATACACAGAGCAAGCAGATGTTACTTCAAAACACTAGAAATTATGACTTTCTTTAAAGTGCCTTTAAatttgagcctttttttttttttttggtaaagaacTTCTTTTTGTTTGCAGCACCCTATATTATGCAAATCTATTTAGAATGTTAATGTCTATCTCATTAATTTACTTGCATTAGATGGGCACTGTGTACAGCTGTGCAGTTTCTGAAATTCACACAGTGTTTGGTCCAGTAGCTGAACAGGCCAAGAGGTGCACCCTAATCAGGAGTTATTTTGGAATAAGAAGGAGGGTCTTCAACTGAGTCCAAAAGTATGCCAATGACTGATGGAAGCCCTGGCATTAGTTATATAATACTCTGCTTGAAAGTAAAACAAAGCTACAATTCCTTATGTAGTCTAATCAGGCTTTTTGCAAATGGGCTGCCCTTCACCACTCATCTGTAACTCTCTGTGGCTCGTGACTACTTCTTGGGTCAGAAGGAAACTGCTGGAATGCTGTTCCTTAGGCCCTCAGTTGAATGCTGCTTTTCCCCAGTCACCCACTCccatttgaatatttattgatttttttagctgcacagggtcttagttgaggcactcAGGTTCTTCCTTGCCATCATGTGGGCTCTTTCCGTGAAGTACAGGGGCTCTGTAGTTGCCCTATGAGGGCTTAGCTGGTccgttgcatgtgggatcttagttccccgaacagGGATGAACCCATTTCCTTGCATtgtgaggcagattcttaagcaccggaccaccagggaaatcccccatttctctcctttagtcTGCCTTTTTTTCTCAGACAGGCTCCCTCCTTTCTCCACCTCCACTCCTGACCCTTGTTCAAAACTCATTCTACCTGGAAGagacctccctgccccccacccccctcacacacacctTATCCACTTCTCAACCTTTAACAGGGAGCATTTACAGGTGGATTAACTGGCacacaatgaaagaaaaacagaagccaGCGATTGCCAACAATACAGACTAAATACTTTATTAAATAGATTCCAAAATGAGAAAGTGGTAGTGAACCTATTTTAGTATAAATCCACCACCCTCCGCAGAGAGCCCGCCTTGGCATCCACAGCCCCCCAGTCTTGGTAGCGCCTGTACTCTTGGGGCCGCAGCAGGTACTGCCGCCCCCGGTAGTTGGGCATCTCGTAGAGGACCCAGCAGCCCTCCAGCACGTGCAGCGAGCGGACCTCGCTCAGGCGGAAGCGGTCCTGGATGCAGGGGCAATCCTCGCTCAGCTCCGCAATGAGGCCTTTCTGGTCCTCTCTCTCATACAGCCGCAGCCTATGGGAGCTTGTCTGCTCGGTCCACACAGAGGAGCAGAAAAAGCAACCAAACAGGAGATGAACTTGGCAGGTTGGGACATGAGATGGGCAATGTCAGAACTGAGACTCTGAAATTGCTGTGATCTGTATTCTACtagcaaatattaacaaatatttgtgtgttcattttcctttttttcatgtgGGAAGTGGAATTTTTAAGAGGTTCAAGGTCTGGTTTAGACTCCATCAAAAAATCAAATATCTTGATTCCTAATACTTAATTCCCTAATTTATTGATTCCTACGTGATAACCCAAACTTATATTTGGGAGGAAAATGTTAagtattttgttaatattttaatatgagtATTATTTCCCAAATATATATGGGAGTGTGTGAAAGTTGCTTactcacgtccaactctttgggaccccatggactatgcattctccaggccagaatactgaagtagttagcccattccattctccaggggatcttcccaacccagggattgaacccaggtctcccacattgcaggcagattctttaccagctgagccacgaggaaagaaagcctaagaacactggagtgggtagcctatccattctccagtggatattcctgacccaggaatcaaaccaaggtctcctgcattgcaggtggattctttaccatctgggctaccaggaaaacccaactgtatatacatatacacataaatttaccactaaaataagatttttaaaaaccacaccTTTGGTGGAAGTTTTGTTTAAATAGTCTGAAATCAGAATTCAATTGACTttccaaattaagaaaaattacttttcccAGAAGTGGACAATATCTTTGAACAGCTTAATTAATAATAGACTTGTCTATATTTATTAGTCTGCACTGGAAACTATCAAATTTGCTCATTATCAATTCCTTTACTATAGGGTAAAAACTGATTTGTTAGAAATACTGCCTTCTTATGCCCAACTGGCTCCCCACTTGTGTTAAATCCTGCAGTGATAGTAACATTTGTTACAGACAAGCTCTGTTTGACCTAATggcagtaaaaattaaaaacaaaactgactcTTTCCCTAAGTgaatttgttcttttattctctgctggtttgtgtgtgtgtgtatgtgtgtgtgtgtgtgtatgtgcctcGATCTAACTGGGCTTTGTCAGCTTCTGAAAGGCCACTTAACTCTTAGGTGTATTTAAGGGAAAACCTCCATGACTTAACACCCATCTGTGATAGACTGCAGGACACTCAGGCGGCAGGATTGGAATCAATCGGAACTCACGTCGGAGATGAGAGAGCAGGAGCGGATGGAGTCGT
The window above is part of the Bos javanicus breed banteng chromosome 2, ARS-OSU_banteng_1.0, whole genome shotgun sequence genome. Proteins encoded here:
- the LOC133235728 gene encoding gamma-crystallin C isoform X1 — protein: MGKITFYEDRGFQGRCYQCSSDCPNLQPYFSRCNSIRVDSGCWMLYERPNYQGHQYFLRRGDYPDYQQWMGFNDSIRSCSLISDQTSSHRLRLYEREDQKGLIAELSEDCPCIQDRFRLSEVRSLHVLEGCWVLYEMPNYRGRQYLLRPQEYRRYQDWGAVDAKAGSLRRVVDLY
- the LOC133235728 gene encoding gamma-crystallin C isoform X2; its protein translation is MGKITFYEDRGFQGRCYQCSSDCPNLQPYFSRCNSIRVDSGCWMLYERPNYQGHQYFLRRGDYPDYQQWMGFNDSIRSCSLISDTSSHRLRLYEREDQKGLIAELSEDCPCIQDRFRLSEVRSLHVLEGCWVLYEMPNYRGRQYLLRPQEYRRYQDWGAVDAKAGSLRRVVDLY